The stretch of DNA TTCGAACCCCGAATGTGCCAGATGCTCGGCAAGCCCCGAGAGCGAGACGAGTTTCTGTACGGTTTCGCGCCCTCGCTTGCCGCCCCCGGCCGCCATGAACCCCAGCTCGCCGCTGCGCCCGTGCGTGCCGCGCACATACGCGCCATCGGCGACGAAACCGCCGCCCAGTCCCGACGAAACGAGGATGTAGAAGAAACTGCTGTAATTCTGTCCGAAGCCGAGCTGCATCTCGCCCATTGCTGCGGCGGCGGCATCGTTCTCGACGAACACTGGCAGCGACAGCGGCTTTTCGAACAGCGCCGCCATGTCGATCCCGTCCCATGCCGCATAGGCCGCCGGGCGTCCCGGCATCGCGACCAGCGCGAGGTCATCGGGTCGCGCCACGCCGATGCCGACCAGCTTGGCGGGATCGACCTTCGCACTTTTCAACATCGCGCGGACCGAGCGGCGGAAGAGATCACGGACGTCGTCGGGCAGCGCGAAGCTGATCTCGATCGACTTGCGTGCGAGGATCTGCGCGAGGAAATCGACCAGCACGATCGTGATATGGTCGCGGTCGATGTTGACGCCGATCGAATAGCACGCGTCGGCCCGGACGACGAGTTTGGTCGGCGGTTGCCCGCGTCCCCCGCGGCGCTGCCCCGCCTCCTCGATCATCCCTTCCTGCAACAGCCGCCGCGTGATGTTGGCGATCGCCGGCCCGGTCAGCCCGGTGATGCGCGCAAGATCGATCCGCGTCAGCGATCCGCCCAGGCGGATGGCATGCAGCGTCACGCGCTGGTTGTGATCGGCGGCGCGCTCGAGGTTGGTTCCCGACAGACGCGGCGGCGTTTGCAGTGTCATGCGGACCGATCATCCAGGCTGGAGAAAAGAACACGAAGCCGCCACCCGCCGCGACGTCGCGACTTCGGTACTGGCGATGAAGTGATCCCGCGATTGCGAAGGCTTGGCAAGCGCGTACTCTTGGCGCTCCGTGAACGCGCAGTGTCTCGCCCAGGTCTGAAGACCATCCCGTACACCCCCCCCGCTTCCAAACTGTTCGTTTGAATTATCCAATTTGATGTTCTAATCCACTTCTGCGGTTGCGCAAGAGCTGGCGATGAAGCCAGTCTGACGACCGAACGAATAGAGGGGATGCGCGCGACATGGTTCATTTGGCACCGGGCATGATCTCCCGCCTATTTCGCTTCGAACGGGTAAGCTCGAAGTCCATCGTCCCGCGATCGTGCCTCATGGGTGCGCTGCTCACCACGATGCTCGCCGGCCCTGCGTTCGCGCAGGAATCCGCCAGCCCAAGCGACGCGGTCGATCCGTTCATCGGCACGGGCGGCGAAGGGCATACCTTTCCGGGCGCCGTCGCGCCGTTCGGCATGGTGCAGTTGTCGCCGGACACCGACACCTCGTGCGTGATCCGCACCTGCTATGGCCACGCCGCCGGCTATCGCTTTGACGATCCGACGATTGAGGGGTTCAGCCACACGCATTTTTCGGGCGCGGGCCATTCCGACCTCGGCGACATCCTCGTCATGCCGGTATCGGGCGACACCGTGCCGATGGACCCCGGCACGCCCGCTGCCCCCGGCTATCGCTCGCGCTTTTCGCACGCCACCGAGGTCGCCACGCCGGGCTATTACGCCGTCACGCTCGACGGGCCGGGCGTACGCGCGGAAATGACGGCGGGGACGCGGATCGGCGTGCATCGCTACGCCTTCCCCAAGGGCAAGGCCGCGCACCTCGTGGTCGACCTCCGGTCGTCGCTCTACAATTACCCCGGCAAGATCCTGTGGTCGGGACTCCACCTGCGCGACGACGGCGTGCTCACCGGTTTCCGCGAGACGCGCGGCTGGGCGCCCGGCCGCAAGCTCTATTTCGCGATGCGGTTCTCGGCGCCCCTTATCGGCCACGCGCTGGTCAACCGCGAGAAGGACATCCCGTACAAGGGGTTCCAGGGCCCGGGCCGCGGCAGCGATGCCTTGGCGGAGAAGCTCGGCCAGGCACTTGAAGCGCGGCTCGATTTCGGCCCGCTCGACGCTCCGCTCGAGGTGAAGGTCGGGATCTCGGGCGTCGACGAAGCTGGCGCGCTCGCCAATCTCGACAGCGAGCCCGGTGGCTTCGACGCCGTCCGCGCCAGGACCGGACGCGATTGGGACGCCGCGTTGGGCGCGGTCCAGTTCAAGGCCGCGGCACCGATGCGCCGTATCTTCGCGACCGCCCTCTATCACAGCCTGCTCGCCCCCAGCGTGTGGAGCGACAGCGACGGACGCTACCGCGGCCCCGACGACCAGGTCCACCAGGCGTCCGGCTTCACCGTCCGCTCGACCTTCTCGCTCTGGGATACGTTCCGCGCCGAACATCCGCTGCTGACGCTGATCCAGCCGGAGAAGACCAATTCCGACATCGTCCGCTCGCTGATCGCCAGCCAGCAGCACAGCCCTGACGGCATCCTGCCGGTCTGGCAGTTCGCCGGGCGCGAGACGTGGACGATGATCGGCTATCACGCCGTCCCCGTCATCGCCGACGCGTATATGAAGGGCATTGGCGGCTTCGATGCCGACGCCGCGTTGCAGGCGATGGTCGCGAGCGCCGATCGCGCCGCCTATGGCGGGCTCGGCGAGTATATCCAGCGCGGCTACGTGCCGATCGACAAGGAGCCGGAGGCCGCGTCGAAGACCGTCGAATATGCCTATGACGACTGGACGATCGCGCGGATGGCGCGCCGCATGGGCAAGACCGACATTGCCGAGCGGTTCGAAAAGCGCGCGGGCAACTGGCGCAACAGCTTCGACGAAAAGTCCGGCTGGCTGCGTGCAAGGCTCGCGAACGGCACCTTCCGCACCCCCTTCGATCCGACCGCGATCAACTACGGCTCCGACTATACCGAGGGCAATGCGTGGCAATATAGCTGGTTCGTGCCGCAGGATCAGGCGGGGCTGTTCCGGCTGCTGGGCGGCGATGCGAAGACCGTCAGGAAGCTCGACGCAATGTTCGACTTCGACAATTCGAAGGTCGACTACAGCCATGCAGAAGATATCGCCGGGCTGATCGGCCAGTATATTCACGGCAACGAACCGAGCCACCACGTCGCCTATCTCTACAATTACGCCGGCGCACCGTGGCGGACGCAGGAGCGGCTCGGCCAGATCGTGCAAAGCCAATATGGCGCCAAGCCGGAGGGGCTGAGCGGCAACGACGATCTCGGCCAGATGTCCGCCTGGCTCGTCTTCACCGCACTCGGCTTCTACCCGGTCGCGCCGGGATCGAACGAATATGTCATCGGCCGCCCATTCCTGTCGCAAGCGACACTGGCACTACCCGGCGGCAAGCGGTTCGCGATCCGGACGGACAATCTGTCGGACGCCAATCCCTATATCCGCTCGGTCACGCTCAACGGCACGCCCCTCACCCGCAGCTATCTGCGCGACGCCGAGATCCGCCAGGGCGGTGAACTCCGCTTCGTGATGGCCGCGAAACCGAACAAGCTCTGGGGCAAGGGCGCAAAGGCCCGCCCGTTCTCGTCCTCGACCGCCGCTTCGATCCCAACGCGCAATTAAAGGCTGTCAGCGCGATTGCCCCCGCGCCCCGGTTGCGCCTAGCTTCGCCCCAACGCTTCCGGAGCCCGTTGCCATGACCATCAAATTCGTCCTGCTTGCCTCGATCGCGCTCGCCGCTGCCGCCACCGCGCAGGACAAGACCGCGCCTGTCGGTGGCGACATCCCCGCAAAGTTCGTGCCGCCGACCGCCGCGCAGGATTACGTCAAGCGCGAGGTGATGATCCCGATGCGCGACGGGACCAAGCTCTATACCGTCATCGTCTATCCCAAGGGCGCGACCAACGCGCCGATCGTCCTCACCCGCACGCCCTACAATGCGAAGGGTCGCGC from Sphingomonas sp. HMP9 encodes:
- a CDS encoding ROK family transcriptional regulator yields the protein MTLQTPPRLSGTNLERAADHNQRVTLHAIRLGGSLTRIDLARITGLTGPAIANITRRLLQEGMIEEAGQRRGGRGQPPTKLVVRADACYSIGVNIDRDHITIVLVDFLAQILARKSIEISFALPDDVRDLFRRSVRAMLKSAKVDPAKLVGIGVARPDDLALVAMPGRPAAYAAWDGIDMAALFEKPLSLPVFVENDAAAAAMGEMQLGFGQNYSSFFYILVSSGLGGGFVADGAYVRGTHGRSGELGFMAAGGGKRGRETVQKLVSLSGLAEHLAHSGFEIGQVLHEAAWAPDVETCLDEWIERAAHTLCTPLDAINCLIDPAVILIGGRLPSRLVERVAERVNDLIRDATDAPAIAPVRRAALSEDAPAVGAAILPFSHFLLPKAAALWKDSGASAD
- a CDS encoding GH92 family glycosyl hydrolase, translating into MGALLTTMLAGPAFAQESASPSDAVDPFIGTGGEGHTFPGAVAPFGMVQLSPDTDTSCVIRTCYGHAAGYRFDDPTIEGFSHTHFSGAGHSDLGDILVMPVSGDTVPMDPGTPAAPGYRSRFSHATEVATPGYYAVTLDGPGVRAEMTAGTRIGVHRYAFPKGKAAHLVVDLRSSLYNYPGKILWSGLHLRDDGVLTGFRETRGWAPGRKLYFAMRFSAPLIGHALVNREKDIPYKGFQGPGRGSDALAEKLGQALEARLDFGPLDAPLEVKVGISGVDEAGALANLDSEPGGFDAVRARTGRDWDAALGAVQFKAAAPMRRIFATALYHSLLAPSVWSDSDGRYRGPDDQVHQASGFTVRSTFSLWDTFRAEHPLLTLIQPEKTNSDIVRSLIASQQHSPDGILPVWQFAGRETWTMIGYHAVPVIADAYMKGIGGFDADAALQAMVASADRAAYGGLGEYIQRGYVPIDKEPEAASKTVEYAYDDWTIARMARRMGKTDIAERFEKRAGNWRNSFDEKSGWLRARLANGTFRTPFDPTAINYGSDYTEGNAWQYSWFVPQDQAGLFRLLGGDAKTVRKLDAMFDFDNSKVDYSHAEDIAGLIGQYIHGNEPSHHVAYLYNYAGAPWRTQERLGQIVQSQYGAKPEGLSGNDDLGQMSAWLVFTALGFYPVAPGSNEYVIGRPFLSQATLALPGGKRFAIRTDNLSDANPYIRSVTLNGTPLTRSYLRDAEIRQGGELRFVMAAKPNKLWGKGAKARPFSSSTAASIPTRN